The following proteins are co-located in the Carassius carassius chromosome 39, fCarCar2.1, whole genome shotgun sequence genome:
- the LOC132121103 gene encoding large ribosomal subunit protein eL38 translates to MPRKIEEIKDFLLTARRKDAKSVKIKKNKDNVKFKVRCSRYLYTLVITDKEKAEKLKQSLPPGLAVKELK, encoded by the exons ATG CCACGAAAAATTGAAGAAATCAAAGATTTCCTGCTTACAGCAAGGAGGAAGGACGCAAAGT CTGTCAAGATCAAAAAGAACAAGGACAATGTGAAGTTCAAGGTCCGCTGCAGCAGATACCTGTACACATTGGTCATCACAGACAAAGAGAAGGCTGAGAAGCTCAAGCAGTCCCTGCCACCAG GTCTTGCTGTGAAGGAGCTGAAGTAG